The genome window AATGCCACGATGCACAGATGCCTCAGACAGTGGTTACTTCACTGCAAACAAAACCTGCACTAGACCACATCCATGCAAATACTCAATGCAAACACTAGAAGCAGTAACACTGATTGTGTGGAAAGTGATCCATGCACACttgcacaatatatatatatacatgcactTGCTGTTCCATGGACAACAATTCATTCTTCCTTTCCCAGCTTCAAACATGTAAAGAAATGTTCTGTCATTCAGTGTCTGATGAAATAAACAGGTGTTCCattaaagaaatgtttcttttggcAGTTCCAAACTCCTGACTTCAGTGATATGGCTCACAGAATTTTGTCTGTGTTGCCACAGACACTTGTCTGTGTGACCATACACTGATCATTCACCTTGACCAAGCTGGATCCATAACAAGAATGTAACTTAGCTATTcacattttttctatctctgcaTTAACACCAGGTATGAATAATGAAAACAGGACAGAACTAGGATTCTCAGGCATTAAAGGCATCCCAATTCTTATGCTGCAACTCAAAACTGAATGCATGAAATGGCACACAAATTTGTGGCTTTGGGGCCCTCCCCCACAAGTGGAAATTACAGTATTATGACAAACCATCACATTTTGCTCAGGTTTCCTGAGCCCCTAAATGAGAGAATACCACAACACTGATACAATGGATGCAACCTAGTCTCTGTACTCAGCCCACAAGAGTTTTCAAAAAGTCTTGCAGCTACGGTCCTTGCAGAGTTCAACAGACTGTACAGCTGTTGGCTTTGTTCATGGGGGGCCTCAGTGGTGGCTCCTTGGGAAAAGTCTCCCGCCTTCGGCGCAGGGCAGGGCTCAGTCGGCTGGGCAGGTTGACTTGCTGGAGTAGCTCTCTGAAGACCTCCACCACGTTTTCATTTTCTTTAGCCGATGTCTCCAGAAAACGACTGTTCCAGTCAAGCTCCACCAAGGAAAGGGCATCCTCAGGTAATACCTGTCTAAGCCCTCCTGCTTCTGCCTTGTTGCCCACCACCACAATGGGTGGAAACTTATCCTCTTTCAGTTCAAGGATCTCATCATGCAAAGTCTTGACATAGTCAAAGGATTCAGCGTCGTCCACAGCGTAAACCAAAGCGAAGGCATCACTGTTCTGGATGGAAAGTTTACGCATGGCTGGGAAGGAGTAGCTACCACTGGTGTCCAGGATCTCAACTTTAATGGTAGCTCCACTCACCTCATACTCTTTGGTGTGCAACTCTTCCACTGTCCGCCGATGCTTTGGCTCAAAGGTATCCAGCAGGAAGCGATGAATCAATGCTGTCTTGCCCACTCCAGCTGCACCCAGGAAGACCAGACGCACTTGGGTCTTCTCCTTCACTGC of Sphaerodactylus townsendi isolate TG3544 linkage group LG03, MPM_Stown_v2.3, whole genome shotgun sequence contains these proteins:
- the LOC125430090 gene encoding GTP-binding protein Rhes-like produces the protein MSLAVKEKTQVRLVFLGAAGVGKTALIHRFLLDTFEPKHRRTVEELHTKEYEVSGATIKVEILDTSGSYSFPAMRKLSIQNSDAFALVYAVDDAESFDYVKTLHDEILELKEDKFPPIVVVGNKAEAGGLRQVLPEDALSLVELDWNSRFLETSAKENENVVEVFRELLQQVNLPSRLSPALRRRRETFPKEPPLRPPMNKANSCTVC